A genomic segment from Sander vitreus isolate 19-12246 chromosome 3, sanVit1, whole genome shotgun sequence encodes:
- the smtla gene encoding somatolactin alpha, with protein MWLSSVMQRGVWAVLLLPYLLTVSSPLDCREEQGSLSRCPSISQEKLLDRVIQHAELIYRVSEESCSLFEQMFIPFPLQLQRNQVGYACITKALPIPSSKGEIQQISDKWLLHSVLMLVQSWIEPLVYLQTSLDHYDAAPDMLLNKTKWVSEKLISLEQGVVVLIKKMLDEGMLTATRSEQGLFQYDVQPEMLESVMRDYTLLSCFKKDAHKMETFLKLLKCRQTDLYNCA; from the exons atgtgGTTGTCTTCAGTCATGCAGCGGGGTGTATGGGCTGTCTTGCTCTTGCCCTATCTTCTTACTGTAAGCAGCCCGCTAGACTGTAGGGAAGAGCAGGGTAGCCTCTCCCGCTGCCCTTCCATCTCCCAAGAGAAACTTCTAGACCGAGTCATCCAGCACGCTGAGCTAATCTACCGTGTCTCAGAAGAATCATGCTCTTTGTTT GAGCAGATGTTTATCCCGTTCCCATTGCAGCTCCAGAGGAACCAAGTAGGCTATGCATGCATCACAAAAGCTTTACCCATCCCCAGCTCCAAAGGTGAAATCCAACAGATATCT GACAAATGGTTGCTCCACTCTGTGCTGATGCTCGTCCAGTCATGGATCGAGCCTTTGGTCTACCTGCAGACCTCACTGGATCACTACGATGCTGCTCCTGACATGCTGCTCAACAAGACCAAGTGGGTGTCTGAGAAACTGATCAGTCTGGAGCAAGGCGTTGTGGTCCTCATCAAGAAG ATGTTGGATGAGGGAATGTTGACCGCAACCCGCAGTGAACAGGGCCTATTCCAGTATGATGTGCAGCCAGAGATGCTGGAATCTGTGATGAGAGACTATACCTTACTCAGCTGCTTCAAGAAAGATGCCCATAAGATGGAGACTTTCCTAAAGCTACTGAAGTGTCGACAAACTGACTTATACAACTGTGCATAA